The following are encoded together in the Gemmatimonadaceae bacterium genome:
- a CDS encoding histone deacetylase, translated as MTVAYISHADCGRHDTGWSHPEHVGRLRAIPRALRNDFDLYQALEHLEARHATVEELAIVHDSAYIAHAAAVATGGGGHLDADTVASEGSCDAARAACGAVLDGVDLAFEGRVLRSFAAVRPPGHHALRARAMGFCLFGNVAIAAHYARMRHGARRVLIIDWDVHHGNGTQALVEQEPDIHFVSMHQWPWYPGTGPAEDRGPHGSVWNVPMPPGLPAQRYVDALTRAVDAATTSWIPDLILVSAGFDSLNGDPLGGFTLEHEHVDALTRQLVERAAAWCGGRLVSALEGGYAPDRLGAACVTHLRALL; from the coding sequence ATGACCGTCGCCTACATCAGCCATGCCGACTGCGGCCGACACGATACCGGGTGGAGTCACCCCGAGCACGTCGGCCGCCTGCGTGCCATCCCGCGCGCGCTGCGCAACGACTTCGACCTCTATCAGGCGCTCGAGCATCTCGAGGCGCGGCACGCCACGGTGGAGGAACTGGCCATCGTGCACGACTCGGCCTACATCGCGCATGCCGCAGCGGTTGCAACTGGCGGCGGCGGGCACCTCGACGCCGACACCGTGGCCAGCGAGGGATCGTGCGACGCTGCGCGCGCCGCATGCGGCGCCGTGCTCGATGGCGTCGACCTGGCGTTCGAGGGGCGCGTGCTGCGCAGCTTCGCCGCCGTGCGCCCGCCGGGACATCACGCGCTGCGCGCTCGCGCCATGGGCTTCTGCCTCTTCGGCAACGTCGCCATTGCTGCGCACTACGCACGGATGCGGCATGGCGCACGGCGCGTCCTCATCATCGACTGGGACGTGCACCATGGCAACGGGACGCAGGCCCTGGTGGAGCAGGAGCCTGACATCCATTTCGTCTCCATGCACCAGTGGCCCTGGTACCCCGGCACCGGCCCCGCCGAGGACCGCGGCCCGCACGGTTCCGTCTGGAACGTCCCCATGCCCCCCGGTCTCCCCGCCCAGCGCTACGTCGACGCCCTCACGCGCGCCGTCGACGCCGCGACGACCTCCTGGATCCCCGACCTCATCCTCGTCTCCGCCGGCTTCGACTCCCTCAACGGCGATCCCCTGGGCGGCTTCACCCTCGAGCACGAGCATGTCGACGCGCTCACCCGCCAGCTCGTAGAGCGCGCCGCCGCATGGTGCGGAGGCCGCCTCGTCAGCGCGCTCGAGGGCGGCTACGCCCCCGACCGACTCGGCGCCGCCTGCGTCACCCACCTCCGCGCCCTCCTCTAG